In Oryza sativa Japonica Group chromosome 2, ASM3414082v1, the following are encoded in one genomic region:
- the LOC9269793 gene encoding probable protein phosphatase 2C 20 isoform X1: MHISQHDQFAALFRDLQKSRALESVDHNSYQGQASSSSSRNKATPASALCEVGGVGGGAAVRKRQLASVARRERPMRREEETEARLWAPHVSCGMCITDTTAIVANAMWVMQGERRRARAPWGPPDTGGALLERWISRERRSDSRDASGSAKQRSAMGNSLPVESKFTDEKENDRIKYVVSSMQGWGEKMEDAHAAILNLDDTMTSFFGVYDGHGGAEVASYCAKRFHIELCNHEDYDSNLSNAMRSAFYSMDEDLQLSDAWRELVIPRNNGWMYFIKAGVCANLSPFPQATYTAPSYEGSTACVVVIRGDQLIVGHAGDSRCVLSRNGQASALSVDHKPDSESERERVQNAGGVAVGYSYRKIMGRWVTKKQWGFTDFKGRVSISRSIGDFACKKNERLPPEDQMLTCNPDILTMDITDDMEFLVIATEGLWCNMTNQNVVDHTHDRLLEGAEARVICEELVQFGLPSGDNTTVILVLFKPGAFPAVPPVDTDTDTDSHIDDDVDPTGSNNATASDNNDPANEVDPTANAGSDDSNTGDEVKVDATATAVGSSSTTAVAADEGTGNPPHGALVDTDDEDGLTYSQDMDLPPASTSPPTFPDEDDLPRSNPDKSPPHVSILFRV, translated from the exons ATGCATATCA GCCAACATGACCAGTTTGCAGCTCTATTCCGAGATCTTCAGAAATCACGAGCACTGGAATCGGTGGATCACAATTCATACCAAGGCcaggccagcagcagcagcagcag GAACAAAGCCACTCCGGCTTCTGCACTATGTGAGGTTGGTGGcgtgggtggcggcgcggctgtCAGGAAGCGGCAGCTCGCGTCGGTGGCGCGGAGAGAGAGGCCTATGCGTCGAGAAGAAGAGACAGAAGCGAGactgtgggccccacatgtcagctgtgGGATGTGCATAACGGACACCACAGCTATAGTTGCAAATGCAATGTGGGTCATGCAgggcgagaggaggagggcgcgtgCTCCGTGGGGACCACCAGACACGGGCGGTGCACTCCTCGAGCGTTGGATCAGCCGCGAGAGACGATCCGACAGCCGAGATGCGTCCGGTTCAG CAAAACAAAGGTCTGCTATGGGTAACAGCCTTCCTGTAGAATCAAAGTTCACTGATGAAAAAGAGAATGACAGAATTAAGTATGTTGTGTCGTCTATGCAAGGATGGGGTGAGAAAATGGAAGATGCT CATGCAGCTATTCTAAATCTTGATGATACCATGACGTCATTCTTTGGCGTTTATGATGGCCATGGAG GAGCTGAAGTAGCATCATATTGTGCAAAACGATTTCATATTGAGCTTTGCAATCATGAAGACTACGACAGCAATCTAAGTAATGCGATGAGGAGTGCGTTTTACAG CATGGATGAGGACCTGCAACTGTCCGATGCTTGGAGGGAgttagttattcctcgtaataATGGATGGATGTATTTTATCAAGGCTGGTGTCTGTGCTAACCTTTCGCCTTTCCCGCAG gCAACATATACTGCGCCATCATATGAAGGGAGCACAGCATGTGTGGTTGTCATCAGAGGTGACCAATTGATTGTTGGGCATGCTGGTGATTCTCGTTGTGTACTCTCAAGAAATGGTCAG GCCAGTGCATTATCCGTCGATCATAAACCAGACAGTGAGTCTGAAAGAGAGAGAGTTCAGAATGCAGGAGGAGTAGCTGTTGGGTATAGTTATCGTAAAATAATGGGGAGgtgggtaaccaagaaacaatggGGCTTCACTGATTTTAAGGGAAGAGTATCAATCTCAAGATCAATTG GGGACTTCGCTTGCAAGAAGAACGAACGTTTACCTCCTGAAGATCAAATGCTGACATGTAATCCGGACATCCTGACT ATGGACATAACTGATGACATGGAGTTTCTTGTGATAGCAACTGAAGGCCTCTG GTGCAACATGACAAATCAAAATGTGGTTGATCACACACATGACCGTCTTTTG GAGGGTGCAGAAGCGCGTGTCATCTGTGAGGAGCTTGTTCAGTTTGGCTTGCCATCGGGCGACAACACGACCGTCATCCTGGTTCTGTTCAAGCCCGGCGCCTTCCCTGCTGTTCCGCCGGTCGACACCGACACTGACACTGACAGCCACATTGACGATGATGTCGACCCCACCGGCAGCAACAATGCCACCGCGTCCGACAACAACGACCCCGCCAACGAGGTTGATCCCACTGCCAATGCCGGGTCTGACGACAGCAacaccggcgacgaggtcaaGGTCGACGCCACTGCCACTGCCGTCGGCAGCAGCAGTACCACTGCCGTGGCTGCTGACGAGGGCACTGGCAATCCTCCTCATGGCGCACTAGTTGacaccgacgacgaggacgggcTGACCTACTCCCAGGACATGGACTTACCCCCGGCGTCGACGTCCCCCCCAACCTTCCCGGACGAGGACGACCTCCCCCGGTCTAACCCGGACAAGTCCCCCCCGCACGTATCAATCTTATTCAGAGTTTGA
- the LOC9269793 gene encoding probable protein phosphatase 2C 20 isoform X2, with protein sequence MRREEETEARLWAPHVSCGMCITDTTAIVANAMWVMQGERRRARAPWGPPDTGGALLERWISRERRSDSRDASGSAKQRSAMGNSLPVESKFTDEKENDRIKYVVSSMQGWGEKMEDAHAAILNLDDTMTSFFGVYDGHGGAEVASYCAKRFHIELCNHEDYDSNLSNAMRSAFYSMDEDLQLSDAWRELVIPRNNGWMYFIKAGVCANLSPFPQATYTAPSYEGSTACVVVIRGDQLIVGHAGDSRCVLSRNGQASALSVDHKPDSESERERVQNAGGVAVGYSYRKIMGRWVTKKQWGFTDFKGRVSISRSIGDFACKKNERLPPEDQMLTCNPDILTMDITDDMEFLVIATEGLWCNMTNQNVVDHTHDRLLEGAEARVICEELVQFGLPSGDNTTVILVLFKPGAFPAVPPVDTDTDTDSHIDDDVDPTGSNNATASDNNDPANEVDPTANAGSDDSNTGDEVKVDATATAVGSSSTTAVAADEGTGNPPHGALVDTDDEDGLTYSQDMDLPPASTSPPTFPDEDDLPRSNPDKSPPHVSILFRV encoded by the exons ATGCGTCGAGAAGAAGAGACAGAAGCGAGactgtgggccccacatgtcagctgtgGGATGTGCATAACGGACACCACAGCTATAGTTGCAAATGCAATGTGGGTCATGCAgggcgagaggaggagggcgcgtgCTCCGTGGGGACCACCAGACACGGGCGGTGCACTCCTCGAGCGTTGGATCAGCCGCGAGAGACGATCCGACAGCCGAGATGCGTCCGGTTCAG CAAAACAAAGGTCTGCTATGGGTAACAGCCTTCCTGTAGAATCAAAGTTCACTGATGAAAAAGAGAATGACAGAATTAAGTATGTTGTGTCGTCTATGCAAGGATGGGGTGAGAAAATGGAAGATGCT CATGCAGCTATTCTAAATCTTGATGATACCATGACGTCATTCTTTGGCGTTTATGATGGCCATGGAG GAGCTGAAGTAGCATCATATTGTGCAAAACGATTTCATATTGAGCTTTGCAATCATGAAGACTACGACAGCAATCTAAGTAATGCGATGAGGAGTGCGTTTTACAG CATGGATGAGGACCTGCAACTGTCCGATGCTTGGAGGGAgttagttattcctcgtaataATGGATGGATGTATTTTATCAAGGCTGGTGTCTGTGCTAACCTTTCGCCTTTCCCGCAG gCAACATATACTGCGCCATCATATGAAGGGAGCACAGCATGTGTGGTTGTCATCAGAGGTGACCAATTGATTGTTGGGCATGCTGGTGATTCTCGTTGTGTACTCTCAAGAAATGGTCAG GCCAGTGCATTATCCGTCGATCATAAACCAGACAGTGAGTCTGAAAGAGAGAGAGTTCAGAATGCAGGAGGAGTAGCTGTTGGGTATAGTTATCGTAAAATAATGGGGAGgtgggtaaccaagaaacaatggGGCTTCACTGATTTTAAGGGAAGAGTATCAATCTCAAGATCAATTG GGGACTTCGCTTGCAAGAAGAACGAACGTTTACCTCCTGAAGATCAAATGCTGACATGTAATCCGGACATCCTGACT ATGGACATAACTGATGACATGGAGTTTCTTGTGATAGCAACTGAAGGCCTCTG GTGCAACATGACAAATCAAAATGTGGTTGATCACACACATGACCGTCTTTTG GAGGGTGCAGAAGCGCGTGTCATCTGTGAGGAGCTTGTTCAGTTTGGCTTGCCATCGGGCGACAACACGACCGTCATCCTGGTTCTGTTCAAGCCCGGCGCCTTCCCTGCTGTTCCGCCGGTCGACACCGACACTGACACTGACAGCCACATTGACGATGATGTCGACCCCACCGGCAGCAACAATGCCACCGCGTCCGACAACAACGACCCCGCCAACGAGGTTGATCCCACTGCCAATGCCGGGTCTGACGACAGCAacaccggcgacgaggtcaaGGTCGACGCCACTGCCACTGCCGTCGGCAGCAGCAGTACCACTGCCGTGGCTGCTGACGAGGGCACTGGCAATCCTCCTCATGGCGCACTAGTTGacaccgacgacgaggacgggcTGACCTACTCCCAGGACATGGACTTACCCCCGGCGTCGACGTCCCCCCCAACCTTCCCGGACGAGGACGACCTCCCCCGGTCTAACCCGGACAAGTCCCCCCCGCACGTATCAATCTTATTCAGAGTTTGA
- the LOC9269793 gene encoding probable protein phosphatase 2C 20 isoform X3, with protein MGNSLPVESKFTDEKENDRIKYVVSSMQGWGEKMEDAHAAILNLDDTMTSFFGVYDGHGGAEVASYCAKRFHIELCNHEDYDSNLSNAMRSAFYSMDEDLQLSDAWRELVIPRNNGWMYFIKAGVCANLSPFPQATYTAPSYEGSTACVVVIRGDQLIVGHAGDSRCVLSRNGQASALSVDHKPDSESERERVQNAGGVAVGYSYRKIMGRWVTKKQWGFTDFKGRVSISRSIGDFACKKNERLPPEDQMLTCNPDILTMDITDDMEFLVIATEGLWCNMTNQNVVDHTHDRLLEGAEARVICEELVQFGLPSGDNTTVILVLFKPGAFPAVPPVDTDTDTDSHIDDDVDPTGSNNATASDNNDPANEVDPTANAGSDDSNTGDEVKVDATATAVGSSSTTAVAADEGTGNPPHGALVDTDDEDGLTYSQDMDLPPASTSPPTFPDEDDLPRSNPDKSPPHVSILFRV; from the exons ATGGGTAACAGCCTTCCTGTAGAATCAAAGTTCACTGATGAAAAAGAGAATGACAGAATTAAGTATGTTGTGTCGTCTATGCAAGGATGGGGTGAGAAAATGGAAGATGCT CATGCAGCTATTCTAAATCTTGATGATACCATGACGTCATTCTTTGGCGTTTATGATGGCCATGGAG GAGCTGAAGTAGCATCATATTGTGCAAAACGATTTCATATTGAGCTTTGCAATCATGAAGACTACGACAGCAATCTAAGTAATGCGATGAGGAGTGCGTTTTACAG CATGGATGAGGACCTGCAACTGTCCGATGCTTGGAGGGAgttagttattcctcgtaataATGGATGGATGTATTTTATCAAGGCTGGTGTCTGTGCTAACCTTTCGCCTTTCCCGCAG gCAACATATACTGCGCCATCATATGAAGGGAGCACAGCATGTGTGGTTGTCATCAGAGGTGACCAATTGATTGTTGGGCATGCTGGTGATTCTCGTTGTGTACTCTCAAGAAATGGTCAG GCCAGTGCATTATCCGTCGATCATAAACCAGACAGTGAGTCTGAAAGAGAGAGAGTTCAGAATGCAGGAGGAGTAGCTGTTGGGTATAGTTATCGTAAAATAATGGGGAGgtgggtaaccaagaaacaatggGGCTTCACTGATTTTAAGGGAAGAGTATCAATCTCAAGATCAATTG GGGACTTCGCTTGCAAGAAGAACGAACGTTTACCTCCTGAAGATCAAATGCTGACATGTAATCCGGACATCCTGACT ATGGACATAACTGATGACATGGAGTTTCTTGTGATAGCAACTGAAGGCCTCTG GTGCAACATGACAAATCAAAATGTGGTTGATCACACACATGACCGTCTTTTG GAGGGTGCAGAAGCGCGTGTCATCTGTGAGGAGCTTGTTCAGTTTGGCTTGCCATCGGGCGACAACACGACCGTCATCCTGGTTCTGTTCAAGCCCGGCGCCTTCCCTGCTGTTCCGCCGGTCGACACCGACACTGACACTGACAGCCACATTGACGATGATGTCGACCCCACCGGCAGCAACAATGCCACCGCGTCCGACAACAACGACCCCGCCAACGAGGTTGATCCCACTGCCAATGCCGGGTCTGACGACAGCAacaccggcgacgaggtcaaGGTCGACGCCACTGCCACTGCCGTCGGCAGCAGCAGTACCACTGCCGTGGCTGCTGACGAGGGCACTGGCAATCCTCCTCATGGCGCACTAGTTGacaccgacgacgaggacgggcTGACCTACTCCCAGGACATGGACTTACCCCCGGCGTCGACGTCCCCCCCAACCTTCCCGGACGAGGACGACCTCCCCCGGTCTAACCCGGACAAGTCCCCCCCGCACGTATCAATCTTATTCAGAGTTTGA
- the LOC4329887 gene encoding 26S proteasome non-ATPase regulatory subunit 6-like — protein sequence MDAGGEEAKQERHLVLAHKLFLLSHPDLDDLAKVALRSDALDAVKSDGMAPLFESLAAAGVLEPDDALLAEMRARIDEEVRKLDEKIADAEENLGESEVREAHLAKSLYFMRVGEKEKALEQLKVTEGKTVAVGQKMDLVFYTLQIGLFHMDFDLISKSIDKAKNLFEEGGDWERKNRLKVYEGLYFMATRNFKKAASLFLDSISTFTTYELFPYDTFVFYTVITSIITLDRVSLKQKVVDAPEILAVIGKVPHLSEFLNSLYNCQYKSFFVAFSGMTEQIKLDRYLQPHFRYYMREVRTVVYSQFLESYKSVTMEAMAAAFGVTVDFIDQELSRFIAAGKLHCKIDKVAGVLETNRPDARNAFYQATIKQGDFLLNRIQKLSRVIDL from the exons atggacgccggcggcgaggaggcgaagcAGGAGCGCCACCTGGTGCTGGCCCACaagctcttcctcctctcccaccccGACCTCGACGACCTCGCCAAGGTCGCCCTCCGCTCCGACGCCCTCGACGCCGTCAAGTCCGATGGCATGGCGCCGCTGTTCGAGTCGCTGGCCGCCGCGGGCGTCCTGGAGCCGGACGACGCGCTGCTCGCCGAGATGCGCGCGCGGATCGACGAGGAGGTCCGCAAGCTCGACGAGAA AATTGCTGATGCTGAAGAGAATTTGGGTGAGAGCGAAGTGCGTGAGGCCCATCTGGCGAAATCCTTGTACTTCATGAGGGTTGGAGAGAAG GAAAAAGCACTGGAGCAGCTTAAAGTTACTGAAGGGAAAACTGTAGCTGTTGGCCAGAAAATGGATCTTGTGTTCTACACTTTGCAAATAGGCCTTTTCCACATGGACTTTGATCTCATCTCAAAATCCATTGACAAGGCAAAGAA CCTGTTTGAGGAAGGAGGCGACTGGGAGAGAAAGAACCGATTGAAAGTATATGAAGGCCTATACTTCATGGCAACGAGAAACTTCAAGAAAGCTGCCAGCTTATTTTTAGATTCCATCTCAACTTTCACAACTTACGAGTTGTTTCCATATGATACTTTTGTCTTCTATACAGTCATCACAAGCATAATCACATTGGATCGTGTATCTCTAAAACAAAAG GTGGTAGATGCACCAGAAATTTTGGCAGTGATTGGCAAAGTACCTCATCTATCTGAGTTTCTGAACTCCCTTTACAATTGCCAGTACAAGTCATTTTTTGTTGCATTCT CTGGCATGACGGAGCAGATTAAGTTGGATCGCTATCTTCAGCCTCATTTCCGCTACTATATGAGGGAAGTGCGGACCGTTGTCTATTCACAGTTTTTGGAGTCATACAAGAGTGTGACAATGGAAGCGATGGCCGCAGCATTTGGTGTGACTGTTGATTTCATAGACCA GGAATTGTCGCGGTTCATTGCAGCTGGGAAGCTTCACTGCAAGATCGATAAGGTTGCTGGTGTTCTGGAGACAAACCGACCTGACGCTAGGAATGCCTTCTACCAAGCGACCATCAAGCAAGGGGACTTCTTGCTGAACCGCATCCAGAAACTGTCACGAGTCATTGACTTGTAA